The nucleotide window CCTCCTCCACCTGCCCTAAGACCCCTCAACAATGCCTCAGCCTCTCCTCCTGGCATGGGGGCTCAGCCAATCCCTGGGCATCTGCCCTCTCCCCATGCCATGGGTCAGGGTATGAGTGGACTTCCTCCTGGCCCAGAGAAGGGTCCAACTCTGGCTCCCTCACCCCACCCTTTACCCccagcttcttcctcctctgcccctgGGCCCCCAATGCGGTATCCATATTCATCCTCCAGTAGCTCTGCAGCAGCAGCTTctagttcttcctcctcctcggcCTCCCAGTACCCAGCTTCCCAAGCTCTGCCCAGTTATCCCCATTCTTTCCCTCCGCCTACAAGTATATCTGTCTCTAATCAGCCACCCAAGTATACCCAGCCTTCCCTCCCGTCCCAGGCTGTGTGGAGTCaggctcctccacctcctcctccctatGGCCGCCTCTTGGCCAGCAACAACACCCATCCAGGCCCTTACCCTCCTGCTGGAGGCCAATCCACAGCCCACCCACCAGCCCCTACACATCAccatcaccagcagcagcagcagcagccgcagcaacagcaacaacaccaTCCTGGAAACTCTGGGCCCCCTCCACCTGGGGCATATCCTCACCCCCTAGAGAGCAGCGGCTCCCACCATGCACACCCTTACAACATGTCTCCCTCCCTGGGGTCTTTGAGGCCCTACCCACAGGGGCCAGcgcacctgcctccacctcatggCCAGGTGTCCTATAGTCAAGCAGGTCCCAATGGCCCCCCAGTTTCCTCTTCTTCCAACGCTTCAGGCTCTTCCTCTCAAGCCTCCTACTCCTGCTCGCACCCCTCCTCATCCCAGGGTCCCCAAGGGGCATCCTACCCCTTCCCACCCGTTCCTCCAGTCACTACTTCCTCAGCTACACTTTCTACTGTCATCGCTACCGTGGCTTCCTCGCCTGCAGGCTACAAGACGGCCTCACCACCTGGGCCCCCTCAGTACAGCAAGAGAGCCCCATCCCCTGGGTCCTATAAGACCGCCACCCCGCCTGGATACAAACCGGGGTCACCACCCTCCTTCAGAACAGGGACCCCGCCTGGCTTTCGAGGCACCTCTCCGCCAGCAGGCCCAGGGACCTTCAAGCCAGGCTCACCCACTGTGGGACCAGGGCCCCTGCCACCTGCGGGGCCTTCGAGTTTGTCATCTCTGCCTCCACCACCCGCGGCCCCAGCGACAGGGCCGCCCCTGACTGCCACGCAGATCAAACAGGAGCCAGCTGAAGAGTATGAAGCTCCTGAGAGTCCGGTGCCCCCGGCCCGAAGCCCCTCGCCCCCTCCCAAGGTGGTGGATGTGCCCAGCCACgccagccagtcagccaggtGAGCAGCCGTGGGGTTGGGTGCAGGTGGGTCTGGAAGCGGAAGACGAAGGGACGACGGTCACCGTGCTATTGACATCAGGGACACACGCTGGTGGGGGCCGCTTTAGGGACATGGGCTGGAGGGGGCTGCCCTTGAGGCTCGGGCTCACAGCCCTGCGCCCGCCCGGCAGGTTCAATAAGCACCTGGACCGTGGCTTCAACTCGTGCGCGCGCAGCGACCTGTACTTCGTGCCGCTGGAGGGATCCAAGCTGGCCAAGAAGCGCGCGGACCTGGTGGAGAAAGTGCGGCGCGAGGCCGAGCAGCGCGCGCGCGAAGAAAAGGAGCGCGAGCGCGAACGGGAGCGCGAGAAGGAGCGCGAGCGCGAGAAAGAGCGCGAGCTGGAGCGCAGTGTGGTGAGTGCGTCACAAGGTGCGCCGCGCGCCTCTCCCGGTCCCGGGCTTCGCCACTCCGGTCGCTTCGCCACCTGGCGGAGGGGAGGAGCCACTGCAGCCCCGAAAGCTCAGGCTTCCaggcaggaggaaaagaaagctgGGAGTGGGGTGAGGCGTTTTGGCTTTTCCCCACTGAGATAGTCGGGCGACGTGGGGCTGAGACTTCCCGGAACTGCAGTTCTGACCCCTcctttctgtatcctgcagaagcTGGCCCAGGAGGGCCGTGCTCCAGTGGAGTGCCCGTCTCTGGGTCCAGTGCCCCATCGGCCTCCCTTTGAGCCTGGCAGCGCTGTGGCTACAGTGCCCCCTTACCTGGGTCCTGATACTCCTGCCCTGCGCACTCTCAGCGAATACGCCCGACCTCACGTCATGTCTCCTGGCAATCGCAACCACCCATTCTATGTGCCCTTGGGGGCAGTGGACCCGGGGCTTCTGGGTTACAATGTCCCAGCCCTGTACAGCAGCGACCCAGCTGTCCGCGAAAGGGAGCGGGAAGCCCGTGAACGTGACCTCCGTGACCGGCTCAAGCCTGGCTTTGAGGTGAAGCCTAGTGAGCTGGAACCCCTACATGGGGTCCCCGGGCCAGGCCTGGATCCCTTCCCCCGACATGGGGGCCTGGCTCTACAGCCTGGGCCGCCTGGCCTGCATCCTTTCCCGTTCCATCCGAGCCTGGGGCCTCTAGAGCGAGAACGGCTAGCGCTGGCAGCTGGGCCAGCCCTGCGTCCTGACATGTCTTACGCTGAGCGGCTGGCAGCAGAAAGGCAGCATGCAGAAAGGGTGGCAGCCCTGGGCAATGACCCTCTGGCCCGGCTGCAGATGCTCAACGTGACTCCCCATCACCACCAGCACTCCCACATCCACTCCCACCTTCACCTGCACCAGCAGGATGCCATTCATGCAGGTAAGACGCTCTCTGTCCTCGCTTTGAACTGCGGCTCTGCTGTACCCCATAACGTTCTTCCGTTCCTGCTGGTCAGGCATCAGTCACCCTCTCCTGAGATTACCGTTCTCATCTTTGCTGGACTTCCCTCCATTTCTCATGCCCTCTTCCTATCCCAGCCTTCTGCTCTTGATAACGCACAAAGCCGGAGCCTTTTGAAGGATCgcctcttctctgtcttcatattctttctctaaGCCCCTCACATGCCAGCGTTCTTGTTCCTCTGTATACAAATCTCGTTTGTTGCCAGCATCTCCTTCCCTTACATCTAGGGATCTTCTGTGTTTCTGCCCATCTGCAGATTTAGAATCTTTTAGAGAAACCCATGTAAGTTTGGTTTTGGTGCCATACTGTATATATAAGTGCTCAACTGTAGCGCTTATAGCCCAGAACACTGCCTGGTTGGCTTTAGACTCTTTTATTTTGAGTTGCTTGTTTCTTCTCGCCCTCATCCGTTCTCCCTCATTAGAGCATTGGTTGATGTATTTAGTAAGTATACAACATAGCAGGCTTTGGGCATTCTCATACAGTGCCTTCTGCTCATATTCATCCCACCTCTTAATATTTTTCCTGTCTCAGTTCTTGAACTCAAAAAATGACCAGTTTTCTAAAAGTATCCTTCATCCCTTCAGAGCAGTgcgttcttttctttcctcctcagtcCTCTCTGCTAACTGTGATCTGTTTTCAGTTATACGTCTCTCTTACCAGCAGTTTCTTCTCTTCATCTCAGAGTCTCTAGCTTCCATTATGCTCCGTTCTGCTTTGGATCCCTTGGGTCTGTCTTCACAGGCGAAATCCCTCCACCCCAATGCATGGTTGTTCCTAACCCTGCCTCCTGGTGacaccttcctttctctgccctccaGCCTCCGCCTCGGTGCACCCTCTCATTGACCCCCTGGCCTCAGGGTCTCACCTTACCCGGATCCCCTACCCAGCTGGGACCCTCCCTAATCcccttcttcctcaccctctgCACGAGAACGAAGTTCTTCGTCACCAGCTCTTTGGTAAGGATGGAAGTTGGGATGGAGAAACTCACGTGAGGGAGGCCAGAATAGAGGGATTAGGGTGGCAGAGTGGGCCTGTAgagtttggagagagaggtgaggaGCTATGGTAGAAACAGAGGCTGAGGTCCTCCTAAAAGAGGCTCAGGTTCTAGGCCCAGGCAGAGAGAAGTTGGCACTTCTGGTTCCATTCTAGCCCtggccaggcaggcaggcagtgtaACTTTACAGCTTAGCCTTAGTTTCCGGTCTGTGAAGTGGCTGACCATCCCTATCCACCCATCACATgctcctgtccttccttcccacaGCTGCCCCTTACCGGGACCTGCCAGCTTCCCTTTCTGCTCCCATGTCAGCAGCTCATCAGCTGCAGGCCATGCACGCCCAGTCAGCTGAGCTGCAGCGCTTGGCGCTGGAACAGCAGCAGTGGCTGCACGCCCATCACCCATTGCACAGCGTGCCACTGCCCGCCCAGGAGGACTACTACAGGTACGGCAGGTGCTCCCAGAGCACAAGGGGAGGTGGGTATGGGTATACCAAGAGGATACCAGGCCCGTGGGAGgggccctccttcctcagtctcatCTCTCTGATGCTTTGCCTCTTACTAGTCACCTGAAGAAGGAGAGCGACAAGCCGCTGTAGAACCTGCGATCCAGAGAGCGGCCACTGCTCCTTTACCCAGACCTTGGAGGACTCCTCCACCCTTTTGCCGCACCCAACCCCCCCAAAGCCGAGGAGAGGGTGCTGCCCACTGGCAGAGCTTCTGCAGCTGGgcggagggagggaagaagggacagaCAAGGTTAAGGCCCAGGGTTGTGTGCAGAGGTGGGAAGTGGCAAGGGTGGGGACAGAAAGTGCACAGTATCTTGGACCAGGTCCCTCTTCCTTATCCcctgcttttcttctcctcccctaaCCCATTGATGTGATTATTTCATCTGTTAGATGTGGCTGTTTTGCGTAGCATTGTGTGCTGCCCCTGCCCCATCCCCCTGTGTGCACCCCCCTCGGCGATGTGTGCCCCTTGCCCGTCCCAcattaataatttatatatataaatatctatatgaTGCTCTTtaaaaaacaccctgaccaaaaccaaccaaacaaaaacatcctCACACTTCCCCAGGAATTTGTCTGTGacttattttttggggggagggtgtgtGGGTCTGTTGGGGTGGGTAGGGTGGGAGGTCTGATTGTCTtaggggaaatgggaagagatgTGGGGGGCTtgaccatgcatccccagtcatGCTTATGGGGGTACCTCACACTATTTCTCTGGTTTCTCCTAAGACTGGGAAGTTAAGGCAGCTGAGGCCTTTGAGAGTAAGAACAGGCCCACAGTGAACTTGACCTGCTCACACCTTGGAAGCATCCCTGTCACCGACCTGACCAGATTGCTCCAGAAACAACTTCAGGGATCTAACTCCCTTTCCATAGCCTAGTTTGATAAATGATTTTGAAACAGTTGCATTTACATAACCTCAGTAGGACAAGAAGATTTGTATTActgattttcttaaagatttatttttattatatgtatgggTTCATGTCTGTGCCCATGAATGCAAGagccaacagaggccagaagatgatgtTGAATCCCCTGtagcttgagttacaggcagttgagaaTTGTCAGGCAGGGTGACCCCTCTTTGCAGCCCCTCTATTTTTAGTGAGGCAAGGTCACGTaacccaggctgcccttaaacttgTGGCTTTCCTACCTCTTAGTTTTTGTGTTAGTACCACAGAAGTGCGGTACTATGCCCCGTAGGGCCTGACGTTCTGGATAACCCTTGCATTTTGAGAAGGGGATGGGTGACAAGAGCCTAGAAGGACAAGAATACATGGCATCGGGCCACATCGCCTACCACTCCATAAGGCCAATTACACCGGCTTTCGCTCCAAGCTTTTATTATTGCGAAGCCCTGCTTTTGCTCACAGCAACGAAGGAGCTGTGATTGGCTGTTCTTAGCCAATCAGCATTGGGTTATTTGCATAGCCCTCTACCAGACGGTGACAAACTCAAGAAACGACCGGTTTTAGTAGTCTTCTAGAATATTATTTACCGAATTGGATAATAAAAGTGTGCTTTGCTATCTGTATACTTCTGTGGGTGGGAAGATGGCACGCTGATCTCACCCTCACCGAAAGTGGAGTTCGTGCCTTTCCCGGGCTCGCTGCTAACGATGCTCATGAGTGTTACAGCTCTTTTAGAATTTGTCTAGCAGGTTTTCTGGCTCTTGCCGGAAAACCCCTCCCAATCTCCCTGGTTAACAAGAATAGCAACGGGCCCAGCTTGGCGGCTGGTGGGGTTTTTTCTCGCTGTGGTCCCCTATTCCTCTAGGACTTCCGTGCGTGTGTGTTAGGTCCACGCTCGGAGACTTCCGCCTCGCGCGCTATAGCTTCCTTTCCGCCTCCGCTGGCCCGCAGCTGTGGTAGGAGGCGGCTAGCTTCTCCAGATCTCTTCGGTGTTCCCATAGTCAAGTAGCGACTGGCGTTCTATGGCGTCCGCCTCGGCCCAGCCCGCGGCCCTGAGCGCAGAGCAGGCCAAGGGTGAGCCTGGTCCGGGCATGGGCCGCCTTTAGGGGGAGGGCCTTACTACCCATTCCTTCTCCAAGTGGGGCCTTTGCCCAGTAGGGCGGAGGGTTGGGAGGACGAGCTTATCGGGTTACTGATCTCCTCGGTCCACTAATTCCCTACCTCTTCCCTCCTCTGGGCTCGCCCGCCCTGCTCCGCGGACCTCTCTGGGATGCTTCGGTCTTGCAGTGGTCTTGGCGGAGGTGATCCAAGCGTTTTCGGCCCCAGAGAACGCCGTGCGCATGGACGAGGCTAGAGACAATGCATGCAACGATATGGGCAAGATGCTGCAGTTCGTGCTGCCAGTAGCCACACAGATCCAGCAGGAGGTTATTAAAGCCTATGGCTTCAGTTGCGACGGGGAAGGTGGGTCCCACATGGAATGGCGGTGGGATGGATTGGGGGTGGGGCTCATGATCAGTGGCCCCCGAGTCGATCTTTTTCTCGCCACAGGGCGGCAGTCACATCAAAGATTGGTACTCAGAGCTCAGGGCCTACTTATCctcagctttttttcccctttcactcTCTAAATTTAAAGTACTGACTcttgaacccaaggccttatgTTGAGCAAGCTCTCCACCTCTGAGCTGTATCTACTCAGCTTTgaatcaggaactcaccaaggtgcccgggctggccttgaaccaaaAGGCTCCTTTATCAGCCTTCTGAGTAGGTGGTATTGACTAGGCTTGAGTCACCAGGCCTAAGTCTAACCTGAGCTCTTGTCTGCCTGACAACAGGCTTCTGCAGTTTGGTGTAGGGGATTGAGATCTCTCTTCCAGGAATTATATATGTTCATTGATTGATTTGGCCCAGCTAGCCAGGGGCTGCTTGTAGATCTGGGATCTTGTTCTTATTTAGGCTGCTTGAGGACAAAACAGCTAACATGGTTCACCCGAGAGTGGAACGTTCTATtttaggacttttttttcttttttggttttttgagacagggtttctccgtggctttggagcctgtcctggagctcttgtagaccaggctggcctcgaactcacagagatccgcctgcctctgcctcccgagtgctgggattaaaggtgtgcgccatcgggggctggagagatagctcagaggttaagaacactgcctgctcttccaaaggtcctgagttcaattcccagcaaccacatgatggcttacaaccatctgtatggggtctggtgcccttttctggcctgcaggcatacacacagacagaatattgtatacataataaataaatattaaaaaaaaaaaaaggtgtgcgccatcaccttttttttttttgagacagagtttctccgcatagtcctggctgatctggaatttgctttgtagaccaagttggcctcgaactcagagagccacctgcctctgcctgtcaagtACTGgcactaaaggcgtgcaccaccatgcctgggcaCTTTAGGACTTTTTCACATTGTATCCAGTTGTGCCTAGTGgaaactggggtgggggagggctacCCACTTGTGTCTGTCTACTATCGGGCGTCCGTTCCCTGCCTTGGCACACTGGCCTCCAGCAGGCgtccttccttgcttcctcttGCAGGTGTCCTTAAGTTTGCCCGCCTAGTCAAGTCTTACGAAGCGCAGGATCCTGAGATTGCCAGCCTGTCCGGCAAGTTAAAGGCCCTGTTCCTGCCCCCTATGACTTTGCCACCCCATGGGCCGGCTTCCGGAAGCAGTGTGGCAGCCTCCTGAGATTTGTTCTTGCGCGTGTGCCACCGCCAGGGAAGACGACCTTGCTCTCCAGAGGATAATAAATGCTTGTGACTAAACCTTTGTGTCGGTCCTTTGTAGTCTTGGCTACCCCCACTTGTTGATTCTCACTGCCTCCGGCCTTTCCCCCGCTTCAGCTTCCTTCCTATACTCTTTGCTGGGACCAACCCTGCTCTCAAGAGCCCCTTTCCTCTGTCCTCccagggggtggagtgggaggctAAATGGGCCTCTTGGCATCCTGGGAGGTTTGTTCACAAAGGCGGTACCTCCTCCGAACAGTGGGCTTCAAGGCTTTTCTTTGAGCCCTCTTCTTTCCCGGGCCTGAGAGGTACCGTGCTGGGGGCGGTCCCTTGGCTAGGGTTACTTCCTGGTCTTTGCCCCTACCCGCCCTCCTGCTGCTCTGTCAGCCTGAGCTCCAGGTGGAACAGCAGGTGGCTCCTCCCCTTCCAAGAGAAGTAGGCCCTGGCAGGCCTGAAGCCTGCTGGCCTGCCTCGGGCCTTTGGGAATTTGACTGTGGTGGGCGGTCGCGGGCCAGCCCCGCCCCACCTGTCCTTCCCTAGGAGACCTGCCATCCGGGGGCTCGTCCTCAAAGTGTCACAGGTCTGACAgactggagacaggaggaagtgGGTGACAACCAGAATATTCTTCCTGAAGGTCTGGTCTGGATCCCTGGACAGCTGTGCCACTGGATTGGCCCCGCCCCCATCGCCCTTTTCCTGTGACTTCCCCCACTCCTCCAGGGAGATGCTGTCCCGCGGGTAAGTCCCCTGTGCCACCTGTGTCCTACAGACTCCTGTTAGTCTGGGCGGAGTTTGCCACCACCATCAGCCCCTGCCCTGGGTCAGCTTCCTGTCTTTGTCAACTCCTTCCCACAAGATTCAGGACCACCCCCTCCCAGGGTTCATTCATAGTCCTctgcctccctttttctttcatcAGCCCCCCGCCCCCAAATGTGTAACCTCTGGCGTGGGGTCTTCTGCTTCTGCCCCGTCTAGGACCTATCCCCACTGGGTAGCTCCCTTCACCTCAGACATGACTGAGGCACATTTGAGAACGTTCTGCCACTCCTAGGCAAATTCCCCCTTACTTCTGAGCCTTGGTTCTGTGTGTCCTTTCCCTGCTCCCCAAAGGGAGCAGACTTAAGTAGATAAATTGAGAATTCCCGGGGGTTGGGTACTGCTGAAGATGCTGCTGTATGGGGAGATGTGGTCTCTGTTTAGAGAGCCGGCTGCCAGGCTGAGGTGATAGAATGGATACCTAAGCCATAGCTAGGATTGTTTCAGATGATTGACGGGTTAACGCCCggcaaaagaaacacagaaaggtgCTGGCAGGTAATGCATGCTGGAGACATTACTGgctgaaagggggagggggggctttCTGATGAGGTGACATTTGAGTTAAGACCCAGTAATGAGATAGAGACAGCCATGTTGTGACCAGCAGAAATAGCAAGTGTGAAGCCAGAATAGGAAGTGTTCACTCCAGAGAGAGCCATG belongs to Microtus pennsylvanicus isolate mMicPen1 chromosome 8, mMicPen1.hap1, whole genome shotgun sequence and includes:
- the Atn1 gene encoding atrophin-1 isoform X1, whose product is MKTRQNKDSMSMRSGRKKEAPGPREELRSRGRASPGGVSTSSSDGKAEKSRQTAKKARVEETSTPKASKQGRSEEISESESEETSAPKKTKTEQELPRPQSPSDLDSLDGRSINDDGSSDPRDIDQDNRSTSPSIYSPGSVENDSDSSSGLSQGPARPYHPPPLFPPSPPPPDSTPRQPEPGFEPHPSVTPTGYHAPMEPPTSRLFQGPPPGAPPPHPQLYPGNASAGVLSGPPMGPKGGAAASSVGTPSGGKQHPPPTTPIPISSSGASGPPPTKPPNAPVGGGNLPSAPPSATFPHVTPNLPPPPALRPLNNASASPPGMGAQPIPGHLPSPHAMGQGMSGLPPGPEKGPTLAPSPHPLPPASSSSAPGPPMRYPYSSSSSSAAAASSSSSSSASQYPASQALPSYPHSFPPPTSISVSNQPPKYTQPSLPSQAVWSQAPPPPPPYGRLLASNNTHPGPYPPAGGQSTAHPPAPTHHHHQQQQQQPQQQQQHHPGNSGPPPPGAYPHPLESSGSHHAHPYNMSPSLGSLRPYPQGPAHLPPPHGQVSYSQAGPNGPPVSSSSNASGSSSQASYSCSHPSSSQGPQGASYPFPPVPPVTTSSATLSTVIATVASSPAGYKTASPPGPPQYSKRAPSPGSYKTATPPGYKPGSPPSFRTGTPPGFRGTSPPAGPGTFKPGSPTVGPGPLPPAGPSSLSSLPPPPAAPATGPPLTATQIKQEPAEEYEAPESPVPPARSPSPPPKVVDVPSHASQSARFNKHLDRGFNSCARSDLYFVPLEGSKLAKKRADLVEKVRREAEQRAREEKEREREREREKEREREKERELERSVKLAQEGRAPVECPSLGPVPHRPPFEPGSAVATVPPYLGPDTPALRTLSEYARPHVMSPGNRNHPFYVPLGAVDPGLLGYNVPALYSSDPAVREREREARERDLRDRLKPGFEVKPSELEPLHGVPGPGLDPFPRHGGLALQPGPPGLHPFPFHPSLGPLERERLALAAGPALRPDMSYAERLAAERQHAERVAALGNDPLARLQMLNVTPHHHQHSHIHSHLHLHQQDAIHAASASVHPLIDPLASGSHLTRIPYPAGTLPNPLLPHPLHENEVLRHQLFAAPYRDLPASLSAPMSAAHQLQAMHAQSAELQRLALEQQQWLHAHHPLHSVPLPAQEDYYSHLKKESDKPL
- the Atn1 gene encoding atrophin-1 isoform X2, producing the protein MKTRQNKDSMSMRSGRKKEAPGPREELRSRGRASPGGVSTSSSDGKAEKSRQTAKKARVEETSTPKASKQGRSEEISESESEETSAPKKTKTEELPRPQSPSDLDSLDGRSINDDGSSDPRDIDQDNRSTSPSIYSPGSVENDSDSSSGLSQGPARPYHPPPLFPPSPPPPDSTPRQPEPGFEPHPSVTPTGYHAPMEPPTSRLFQGPPPGAPPPHPQLYPGNASAGVLSGPPMGPKGGAAASSVGTPSGGKQHPPPTTPIPISSSGASGPPPTKPPNAPVGGGNLPSAPPSATFPHVTPNLPPPPALRPLNNASASPPGMGAQPIPGHLPSPHAMGQGMSGLPPGPEKGPTLAPSPHPLPPASSSSAPGPPMRYPYSSSSSSAAAASSSSSSSASQYPASQALPSYPHSFPPPTSISVSNQPPKYTQPSLPSQAVWSQAPPPPPPYGRLLASNNTHPGPYPPAGGQSTAHPPAPTHHHHQQQQQQPQQQQQHHPGNSGPPPPGAYPHPLESSGSHHAHPYNMSPSLGSLRPYPQGPAHLPPPHGQVSYSQAGPNGPPVSSSSNASGSSSQASYSCSHPSSSQGPQGASYPFPPVPPVTTSSATLSTVIATVASSPAGYKTASPPGPPQYSKRAPSPGSYKTATPPGYKPGSPPSFRTGTPPGFRGTSPPAGPGTFKPGSPTVGPGPLPPAGPSSLSSLPPPPAAPATGPPLTATQIKQEPAEEYEAPESPVPPARSPSPPPKVVDVPSHASQSARFNKHLDRGFNSCARSDLYFVPLEGSKLAKKRADLVEKVRREAEQRAREEKEREREREREKEREREKERELERSVKLAQEGRAPVECPSLGPVPHRPPFEPGSAVATVPPYLGPDTPALRTLSEYARPHVMSPGNRNHPFYVPLGAVDPGLLGYNVPALYSSDPAVREREREARERDLRDRLKPGFEVKPSELEPLHGVPGPGLDPFPRHGGLALQPGPPGLHPFPFHPSLGPLERERLALAAGPALRPDMSYAERLAAERQHAERVAALGNDPLARLQMLNVTPHHHQHSHIHSHLHLHQQDAIHAASASVHPLIDPLASGSHLTRIPYPAGTLPNPLLPHPLHENEVLRHQLFAAPYRDLPASLSAPMSAAHQLQAMHAQSAELQRLALEQQQWLHAHHPLHSVPLPAQEDYYSHLKKESDKPL
- the C8H12orf57 gene encoding protein C10 — translated: MASASAQPAALSAEQAKVVLAEVIQAFSAPENAVRMDEARDNACNDMGKMLQFVLPVATQIQQEVIKAYGFSCDGEGVLKFARLVKSYEAQDPEIASLSGKLKALFLPPMTLPPHGPASGSSVAAS